In Barnesiella propionica, the sequence GGGATTAGCAAGAAAAGAGCTATAAGCAGGCATAAAAACTGTACCTTGCGCTGTGTCTTTTTATCTGTTTGCATCATATAAATAGATTTATACTTATGCAAAGGAAACGAATTTTTAATGAAATAACAAGTAAAACAGTATATTTTTATCGAAAAACGATAAATTTCTAATGAAATACATTTATTCTTCGGCGGACGGAATAATGTAACCGTTCATCATGGCATAGAAACTGAGGCCCGATACCGTTTTAATCCCCAGTTTACAGGTAATATTCTTGCGGTGTGACAGGACCGTATTGATACTGATATTGAGACGGTCCGCTATTTCTTTGTTCAGGCATCCCCGCGCGACCAGCTGCAAGACCTCTATTTCGCGCGGACTCAGTTCTTCATGACTGTCGCTTTCGGTACGCTGACACATCGGTTTAAGTATTTGCTGCAATTGATCCACCAGATTATTCTCTTCTTCACGGATGCATAGATGGCTTATGGAATGGTCGGTAATCGTGCACGGATATTCCGTCAGTAAAATAGTACGGTTCTTTCTGGGCAGAAAAAAGTCTCCGTTACAAACAAACGTTTCTCCCGATACGAGATAAATATCGTATTTTTCGGGATTGTCCGCCAGGAATGAACCGGCACAAGTGTACAAAGCCGGCACAGGAGCCGAAAAATACACTTGTAACAGATATCTCAATCCTATGTTTATTAGTGGGAAGGGAGATATCACGGCTATTTGTTTCTGCTTCAGCATACCATTTTTAGCAGGAGGTTTGGATGGCTTCCCAAAGGGGCTTCAGTATTTTATTCCGTATCCGGTTATGTTGAGTTAGATCTTTTTCAAGCGTGTCGATAGCGAAGATAACGCCATGGCATAAATTAAGGTCGTAATCTCCGGTCAGGTGTATCACAAAAAGACTCTTCAGGTCGTTCAGTTTTTCTTCCAGACTGTCGGATTCTGTGTGATTATAAGTAAGGGTTACTTCATGGTTGTCTTCCGATAAAACCTGTAATTCTTTAGCCTTTTGTTTTATAGCCGGGAACCATTCTGTTTTATCATATTCGATACGTGCCAGAAATTCTTTTTTGAGCTCATTGAAAAATTTTCTCATCAGCTCCAGATTATTATTCTCGTTATCGCTTTTATTGATAAGCGAATTGAAGTGATGTTCAATGTTGGGTAACTGAAACTGTTCGTAATAACTGTTGGCCTTGATGAGATAATCTACTATTTGTGGAGCGCAGAAAGATTTCAGCCTTTTTTCGGGAAAATATTCTTCATTGATAAAAGTATTAATTATCGTCAGGAAGAAATCAGTATCCAGTTTTTTTTCTTCACATACCGAACGGATGCTTTTATCCCCAACTCCCAGTTTGATGCCGAATCGGTTGATAACGGGTATCAAAGAAGGCTCTTTCAATATTATTTCGCAAAGTTGCATGTCAGCATGTACGAGTGCCATATATCTTTATGTTTTATAATTCTGATCTTTGTGGTATCTATTCATTTATTATTTCATCCGGAGTGATAATAATATCCATTTTTATATCATGTGGTTCAGCAGGTAATTCCGGTATTATCTGGCAGGAGTATGCTATTCCCACTTTTAAGCACTTATGTCCGTTTAACAGACGGTCGTAATATCCTTTTCCTCGTCCCAGCCGGTTCCTTTTCCGGTCGAAAGCTATTCCGGGTACGATAACCAGATCGATAAGTTCCGGCGGATATTCATTCCCCGACGGTTCCATAATGCCATACATCCCGGTAGTGAGATTGTCTTTGCAATAACGTTTTATTACCAG encodes:
- a CDS encoding 5-formyltetrahydrofolate cyclo-ligase, which gives rise to MAEGKNEKYKIRKLINERKTALGIEEKVSSAQRIFEQLEARPEFINATHILIYHSLPDEVETREFITCWQNDKELFLPVVKGEQLVIKRYCKDNLTTGMYGIMEPSGNEYPPELIDLVIVPGIAFDRKRNRLGRGKGYYDRLLNGHKCLKVGIAYSCQIIPELPAEPHDIKMDIIITPDEIINE
- a CDS encoding helix-turn-helix transcriptional regulator, with the protein product MALVHADMQLCEIILKEPSLIPVINRFGIKLGVGDKSIRSVCEEKKLDTDFFLTIINTFINEEYFPEKRLKSFCAPQIVDYLIKANSYYEQFQLPNIEHHFNSLINKSDNENNNLELMRKFFNELKKEFLARIEYDKTEWFPAIKQKAKELQVLSEDNHEVTLTYNHTESDSLEEKLNDLKSLFVIHLTGDYDLNLCHGVIFAIDTLEKDLTQHNRIRNKILKPLWEAIQTSC
- a CDS encoding response regulator transcription factor; the encoded protein is MLKQKQIAVISPFPLINIGLRYLLQVYFSAPVPALYTCAGSFLADNPEKYDIYLVSGETFVCNGDFFLPRKNRTILLTEYPCTITDHSISHLCIREEENNLVDQLQQILKPMCQRTESDSHEELSPREIEVLQLVARGCLNKEIADRLNISINTVLSHRKNITCKLGIKTVSGLSFYAMMNGYIIPSAEE